GGGCTTCCTTGACCTGCGTCACGATCCGGTCGAAGCCGATAGAGGTGATTCCCTGGATCCGCAGCGGCACCGTCAGGAACCGGTCTTTCGGAAACAGCACGGCAAGGCACTGCCCCGTGTCGCCGCCCGGAACACCGATTTCACCCGCGGTCGAACAGGCGGCGTAAGGAAGGCCATCCGCGAATTCGCTCATTTTCGACGTGATCAGATCCGGCGGAAACGTTTCCTGCGAGAAAAACAGCAGGCAGAGGCCGAACTGCTCCGACCGTGCGGCCGCGCCGATATCAACCCAGAATGAGTGGTCGTGCGGCTGGCTGGTCGTCACGACCTCCACACCGCACGCGTGCCGCGTCCCTGATCTCGGGTTCAATGTCTCCTCCCGGCGCCGGCATCTTCTTGGGTCGCGATGTCCGCCGCCAAGGCCAATTTGTAGCTCTTGAAGGAGAAGCTTGTAAAGCAGGCCTCACCCGGGCCTAGGATCAGGACCCATTCATTTGATTGAATTGGCGCAGCAAACGGCGATGAGCTGCGAGGAAAAGCGCGAAAAGCGGGCTTCCTGCCCGGTTGAGCGGTTTGACGGTGCAGATCGAAGCTGTTTTTGCCTCCCTGAGGGATAGGGTGAATTTGCCCGGCAACATCGTTGCAAATCCTTGGAAACCGGACGGTTTCCTGCAGCTTTGCGCCTCGTATCCGAACAAATTCATCCCTACCAATTCATCCAGATGAATGGGTCCTGACCCTAAAGTACACTGTACAGCCAACCGCCACTGTTCTTTTCTACCATGCAAACAATTTGAAGATATTCGGGTGGGAGGACACTATGGATATTTCCGGTACCAGGTTGATACCGGCCGGCAGGCAGAAGGTGTGGGAAGCCCTCAACGATCCCGAAGTGCTGAAGGCCTGCATACCCGGTTGCGAGAGCCTGGAAAAGACATCCGAGACGGAAATGAATGCCGCCGTGACGACGAAGATCGGACCGGTCAAGGCGAAGTTCAAGGGTGCGGTGACGCTTGAGAACATCAATGCGCCGGAGAGCTACACGATCGTGGGCGAGGGCAAGGGCGGCGTTGCCGGGTTTGCCAAGGGGGCAGCCGACGTCAGGCTTGAAGACGCGGATGGCGGAACGCTGCTCACCTACGAAGCCAAGGCCCAGGTCGGCGGCAAGCTGGCGCAGCTCGGCAGCCGCCTGATCGATTCGACGGCGAAAAAGATGGCCGAGGACTTCTTCACCAAGTTTTCCGACACGGTGGCGGATCAGGAAGCGCCCGCGTCCGGCGCGGCCCCGGCGGAGGAGCCAGCGGCATTCGCGGAAGACAGCGCTCCGGAAGAAGTGTCCATGCCGGCCGCCGCGGCGGTGGAAACGCAGCCCGCCAGGCCCATGGAACCTCAGGCCGCGGCCAACGAGCGGGTCTTCGGCGGCCCGCTGATCTGGGGTCTTGTCGGTCTGGGCGCCGTGGTCATCATCCTGGCCGCCGCGTTCTGAAGGTGCGCGCGAATTGAACACATACCGGCGCTGAGCCGGATTTTCGAGTTTCGGGCCTGCGATCGGGGCCCTGGAAGCTTCTACTGGGAGAGGAATTTATGTCGAAGGTATCGATGGTTTTGAACGGTAAGTCTGTTTCTGCTGATGTTGAGGACCGGACGTTGCTTGTTTCTTTTATTCGTGATGTTCGTGGTCTGACCGGGACGCATGTTGGTTGTGACACGTCGCAGTGCGGTGCGTGTGTTGTTCATGTTGACGGGAAGGCTGTTAAGTCGTGCACGTTGTTGGCGGCGCAGGCTGATGGGTCTGATGTTGTGACGCTTGAGGGGATCGGGTCTGCGGCTTCGCTTCATCCTGTTCAGGCAGCGTTCCGGGAGCATCACGGTCTTCAGTGCGGTTTCTGCACGCCGGGTATGATCATGAGCGCGGTTGACATGATCAACCGTCACGGTGCCGGCAATCTGGACGAGGCGACGATCCGAGACGAGCTTGAGGGCAACATCTGCCGGTGCACGGGCTATCACAACATCGTCAAGGCGATCAAGGCGGCGTCGGACCAGATGGCGGGGATGGCGCAGGCTGCCGAGTAGGGTTTTCGGTTTGTTTTGAGTGCGGTTTTTCCGCGCTTTTGAGACGGCGGGACGGCCCGGTTTGCGAGGCTCTTGAGGAGAGGGTGCGTTTGTCTGGTGTGCGTTTCCGGATTTTGGTTTTGGGAGAGAGAAGATGGCGATTGAGGGGATTGGCGCACGTGCGCTTCGCAAGGAAGACAAGCGCTTCATAACGGGCAAGGGCCGGTATACGGACGACATGGTTCTTCCTGGGATGGGTCACGCGGCGTTTGTGCGCTCGCCGCATGCGCATGCGAAGGTGACGGGGATTGATGCGAGCGCGGCGCTTGCGATGCCGGGTGTGGATGCGGTTCTGACGGGGGACCAGCTTGTCGGCGACGGGATCGGCAACCTGATCTGCGGCTGGATGATCCATTCCAAGGACGGCACGCCGATGAAGATGGGCGGCTGGCGGGCGCTTGAGCCGGAGGTTGTTCGCCATGTTGGCCAGGCTGTCGCAGTTGTTGTCGCCGATACGGCTGCGCAGGCGCGCGATGCGGCGGATGCGGTTGTTGTCGATTATGAGGAGCTTGCGGCTGTTGTTGACGGTGTTGCCGCGCTTGCGCCAGGTGCGCCTCAGATCCACCCGGAGGCGGAAGGCAACCTGATCTACGACTGGGAGATCGGGGATGCGGCAGCGGTTGATGCGGCGTTTGCGGGTGCGGCGCATGTGACGAAGATGGAGATCCGCAACAACCGTCTTGTTCCGAACCCGATGGAGCCGCGGGCAGCGCTTGCCAGCTACGACGATGCGGAAGAGCATCACACGCTTTACACGACCTCGCAGAACCCGCATGTGGCGCGTCTTGTGCTTTCGGCGTTCTACAACGTGGCTCCCGAGCACAAGCTTCGGGTGATTGCACCGGATGTGGGCGGCGGCTTCGGGTCGAAGATCTACATCTATCCGGAAGAGATGGTGTGTCTTTGGGCGTCCAAGCGTGTTGGCCGTCCTGTGAAGTGGGTGTCGGACCGGACGGAAGCGTTCCTGACGGATGCGCATGGGCGCGACCACGTGTCGGAGGCTGAGCTTGCGCTTGATGCGGACAACAGGATTGTCGGTCTTCGTGTTAAGACGGTTGCCAATCTGGGCGCGTACATGTCGCTGTTCTCGTCTTCGGTTCCGACCTATCTCTATGCGACGCTGTTGTCGGGCCAGTACAACATTCCGGCGATCCACGCGAATGTGAAGACGGTCTATACCAACACGACGCCGGTTGATGCCTACCGGGGTGCTGGCCGTCCGGAGGCGACGTATCTTGTTGAGCGGATCATGGAGACGGCGGCGCGGGAGGTGGGTCTGTCGCCTGCGGACTTCCGGCGCAAGAACTTCGTGCGGGCGTTCCCGCACCAGACGCCTGTGATCATGTGCTACGACGCGGGCGATTATGACGCGACGCTGGATGCGGCGCTGTCGGCGGCCGACTATGCGGGCTTTGCGGCGCGCAAGGCGGAGGCGGCGTCCCGCGGCAAGCTGCGCGGGATCGGTCTTTCCTGCTACATCGAGGCGTGCGGGATTGCGCCGTCGGCGGCTGTGGGGTCTCTGGGGGCCGGTGTTGGTCTCTGGGAGTCTGCCGAGGTACGTGTGAACCCGGTGGGGACGATCGAGGTTCTGACGGGCTCTCACAGCCATGGCCAGGGTCACGAGACGACGTTCGCACAGCTGATCTGCGAGCGGTTCGGTCTTGACAGCGACGCGGTGTCGATCGTTCACGGGGATACGGATAAGGTTCAGTTCGGGATGGGGACCTACGGGTCGCGGTCCGGAGCGGTCGGCATGTCCGCGATCGTGAAGGCGCTGGACAAGGTGGAGGACAAGGCGAAGAAGATCGCGGCGCATCTGATGGAGGCGTCGGAAGGCGACATCCAGATCGAGGGGGGCGAGCTGAAGGTCGCGGGCACGGACAAGAAGCTGTCGTTCACGGAAGTGGCGCTTGCGGCCTATACGGCGCACAATCTTCCCGAAGGCATGGAGCCGGGTCTGAAGGAGGGTGCGTTCTACGACCCGACCAACTTCACGTTCCCGGCGGGCACCTATGTGTGCGAGGTGGAGGTCGACCCGGAGACGGGCAAGACGGAGATCGTGAGCTTCGTTGCGGCGGATGACTTCGGCAAGGTGATCAACCCGATGATCGTGGAAGGCCAGGTTCACGGGGGTCTTGTCCAGGGGATCGGGCAGGCGCTTCTTGAGAACGCGGCCTATGACGAGAGCGGCCAGCTTCTGACGGCGTCCTACATGGACTACACGATGCCGCGTGCGGACGATGTTCCCTCGTTCAGCCTGTCGACGCACGAGACGCTTTGCCCGGGCAATCCTTTGGGCATGAAGGGGTGCGGGGAGGCCGGTGCGATCGGATCGCCGCCGGCTGTGATCAACGCGATCACGGATGCGATCGGGTCGAACGATCTGACGATGCCTGCGACGCCGGAGAAGGTTTGGCAGCTGTGCCAGTCTCAGGAGAAGCAGGCGGCCGAATAAGGTTCAAGAGATCATCTTCGGGCAGGTTGGCCTGCCCGGTCACCGGATAAGAGATTTTGGGGAGACCCGTCATGTATGAAACAACCTATCACCGCGCCGGTTCGGTTGCCGAGGCATCGGATCTGATGTCGAAGGCGGAGGACGGCAAGGTTCTTGGCGGCGGCCAGACGCTTCTGCCGACGATGAAGCAGCGTCTTGCGTCGCCGAGCGACCTTGTGGATGTGACGAAGATTGCGGAGATGAACGGCATCTGCGAGGGCGATGGCAGCCTGTCGATCGGGGCTGCGACGACGCATGCGGAGGTTGCCGCGTCCGATCTCGTACGTTCCAGACTTCCGAGCCTTGCCGGTCTTGCGGGCGGCATCGGCGATCCGGCCGTGCGCCACATGGGCACGATCGGGGGTTCGATCGCCAACAACGATCCTGCCGCGGACTATCCGGCGGCGCTTGTTGCGCTGGGGGCGACGGTTGTGACGAGCAAGCGGACGCTGTCAGCGGAAGACTTCTTCGTGGGCATGTTCGACACGGCGCTGGACGAGGACGAGGTCGTGGTGTCGGTGACGTTCCCGCTGATCGAGAAGGGGGCGTATGCCAAATACCCGAACCCGGCCTCGCGCTATGCGATGGCAGGGGTCTATGTGGCCAGGCACCGGGACGGCTCGGTGCGGGTGGCGGTGACCGGGGCGGGCCATTATGGCGTCTTCCGGGTCGACGGCATGGAAGCGGCGCTGGCGGCGAACTGGTCGCCGGACGCGGTCGCAGGCATCAAGGTCGATGCAGGCTCCATGCTGCACGACCTCCACGGCTCCGCCGCCTACCGCGCAAACCTCGTCACCGTCATGGCCAAACGCGCCGTCCAGAAAGCAGGCTGACAAAACAGACAAAACGTCATCCTTTGGCGGCGTCTGCATTGCAGGCGCCGTTTTGTTTTGGAACCCGCTCACGTCTCAGTGCGCACTAAATGGTGCGCCCTGTGCCGTGCGTCACAGGTCAGCGGACATCCTGGTCGCTATCTTTTCAAGTGTCGGAAGGGCAGGTCGTGCACCTGTTCAACGGTATCTTCAGTCAAACCTGTCAGGATGGCCGGATACCGGGGACCCTGATACGGGCAACAGGAGAGAGAGATGTCAGCGCACATGACGGCAAACGACCAATCGGTCCAACCGCGGGATTTGACCATTTCAACGCCCCGTTACGGGTCAGCTGCCCGATTGCTTCATTGGGCCGTGGCCGTACTTGTGCTTTTGACCTGGCCGCTTGGTCTCATGATCGGCTTTGCGAAAAAGGACGTCGTCTCCAGCTTTTACCTGCTGCATGAAAGCTTCGGCTTCGTGATTCTCTGGCTGATGCTTCTGCGGGTCGGCAACAAGCTTGTTTCCAGGGCCCCGCCTCATGAAGGCCCGGCCATCGAGCGCATCGCCGCAGCCACCGTTCACGGGCTTCTCTACGCGTTCCTGATCATCATGCCGGTGTCCGGTTTCCTGGCGACCAATGCGCACGGGTTTCCGCTGAACTGGTTCGGGATCGTTCAGGTCTGGAGCCCCATCGGCAAGAGCCCCGACATCGCCTGGACGCTGTCCGCCATTCACGAATGGAGCGCCTGGATCCTGCTCGCCCTGTTCGCGCTTCACATCGGTGCGGTTCTGTTTCACCACATGATTAAAAGAGACAAGACACTTTACAAGATACTTTAGCCCTTGAGGCTGCACCGAGGAAGCGCGTGGGCGGCCGGTACATTGGAGTGCCGGCCGCCACCTGTTCTTGCCCTGCATGATAAACGGCAGGTCCCTTCATCCGGTTCCACCGGGCGCAACGAAGTCGGGCGGGATTTCGCCTGATCGCCACAGGCCGACGGTCAGCTCCTGTTGCCGTCCGCGGATCGCAACCGTCGCCTGGCGTGGCGGCGAACAATCCACTTCGGTCATTGCCGAGGCGGCTCGTATCAGGTCGGAGGAAAGCACGACCGACGCGTCGTGGTCCTTGGCGACTTCCAGCAGGCGGGCGGCCACGTTGACGCAGTCGCCGGTTGCCGCGATCTGCTGCTGACTGTCATGGCCGAGGCGTGACAGAACGACCTCTCCGACATGCGCACCCACGCGCACGCGGCTGATACGCCCGCTCATGCCTGCATCCGCGATCCACTGGCTGACACGGCGCTCCAGCTCAAAGCAGCAGCCGGCAGCATTTGCAGGATCTTCTACCGAGGCATCTGGAATGCCGAAACCGAGCATGGCGCCGTCGCCCATGAAGTCGAGCACCACGCCGTCACATTGGCTGACGACGTCCACGACGATGGTGTGAAACTCCTTCAGGAAGTCCCGGGTTCTGACGGGACCGAGTTCTTCGCTGAGCCCGGTGTAACCCGACAGATCGACGAACAGCATCGCGGCGTCCTGCTCCTTCGGGGCGGCAAGGAAAGAAGGGTCTTCGGCAACACGGCCGGCCAGTTTCGGCGACTGGAACCGGCTCAGAGCGGCGCTGGCACGCGCCAGCTTCTGGGAACGGAGACGTTCGAAAACCTGTCTTGACAGAAGCAGGGCGATGACCGGAGGCAGGCTCGCGGCAAAGGGAAGAGCCGCATTCAACCACTGCCCTTGCATGAACAGGATCATCGTGACGGCAAGCCAGCCGGTGAGCAGGGCGATGTAGAAAAAGACGGCTGGCGCGAGCGGCAGAAACGCAATCGCGGCGAGCCCCAGAAGCGTGATTGTCAGGGCCGCTGCAGCGTCGGTGAGGCGGATTGCGCCAGTGCGCAGGAGCGCCGATCCGTCGAGAAGGTTGGCAATGCCCGTTGCCTGTATCTCGACACCGGGCATGACCGGATCGAAGGGGGTGGCGAACCGGTCGCCAACGGCCGTCGCCGTGACGCCGAGAACGGCGAGACGGCCGCGCAGGTCGACCGGGTCACCGTCAAGGAGACGCGCCGCGCTGATCGTTTCGACGGTCTCGGCCGGGCCGTAGTAATTGAGGGCGAGATGCCATCCGAGATCAAGCGGCTGGACGCGGTCGCCTATGCGGACACCGTCTTCGGAGATGCTCGGCGTCCGCCCCGAAGCGAGTTCCAGTGTCTTGAGGCTGAAGGACGGTTGCAGGCCCGATCCGGACAGGAACAGGAGAGGGATGTGCCGGGGTGTGCCGCCGTCATCTGTCACGATATTCACCAGTCCCACGGTGGCGGCTTCCGCGAACCGTGGGTCGGGAGCCAGCGCTTCGCGAACGACGGGAACCGCGCTTGCTGTTTGCTGTGCATCGGCGACCCGTGCAGCGGCGGCAATCACCGCCGGGAGGCTCTCAAGCGTTGCCGCAAGTGCGGCGTCATCCGTTTCCGTCGATTCCCCCGACAGCAGAATGTCGATGGCGATTGCGGCCGCGCCTGCCTCGCGGATCCCGCTTACCAGTTCTGCCAGCGTTTTCCGGTCCAGGGGATAGGTTCCGACCTCCGACACGGTCCGGTCGTCGATGGCGACGATGGTGATGTTCTCCGGGGCGGGCCGTTCACCGGCAAGCGAGATGCGCAGATCAAGCAGCACCGTCTCGAAACGATCGATGACGCTTGCCGTGCCGGCAAGATGCTGCTGGCAGAGCAACGCCGCCCAGACCAGGCCCGAAAGCAGCGCGAGAGCGGCAACCCAGCGCGGCAGCGCAGACGTCATCGCCCGAAGCGGTTCAACAGGCCCGTGACGCGCTGAGCGCCCCATTCGCGCACCACCAGCGGTTCGCCCGCGGTGACGTCGACCCCGAACCCGGGACCGAGAACGACCGTGTCGCTGCCATCGGGCCTGGAGACCGCCACCTCGCCCTCGGCGACGAAGACCGCCGTCTTGCCGTCTTCCACGTCGACGGCGTATTCCGTCCCGCGAACGGCGGCGATCGCGTGCGGCGTCCGGATCTGGAACGGGCCGGCGCCCGGTTCAACCTCGATCAGGACCGCATCGGACGACACCTCGATATCGGTTGGCCGGCCGTCGGGTGCGGCCGTCACGATGCCGAGCGCAGCTGCAGCTTCCGCTTCAATGACAAGACCGCCCGGGCATTGATAGGCGATCCGGGGCGGGTCTGTGAGGTCAGCCGCGGTGCATCCCGCGAGCGTTTGCGCCGCCGTTACGCGAGGCAACACGATGACCAGAAGCGAGAGCAACGCTGGCAGGACGAAGTTTCTCATTGTCACCTCTTCGGAAAGTGCTTTTCAAACGGGTTCAATTGGTAGCATACCTGCATGTCGGTAGCAGACCGTACGTAAAGTTGTAAGAAGCCATTTGCGTCAAATATAGGCAGAAAGAGGTTAGAACATGGAAGCCGATCGCGAATTCGACAAGGAGAAACTGCTCGGCAAAAGTTTCGTGTTCGACGCGCTCGATGACCAGGCGCGCCGCGAACTGGCGGCATTTGCCTATGTGAAACGCTTCCGGTCGGGAGACGTGATCTTCTCCATGGGCGATCCGGGCCAGAGCATGATGGCGATCGCCGAAGGCTCGGTCCGTGTCAGCATGCTGACGCCGAGCGCGCGCGAAATCACGCTGAACGACCTGCAGGCCGGAGACGTTTTCGGAGAAATTGCCTTGTTGGATGGCGGGGAACGTTCGGCAAGCGTCAAGGCGCTCACGAATTGCGCGCTGATCGTTCTGGAAAGAAGATCCCTGCTGGATGTGCTTGGCCGCAATCCGGACCTTTCCATTCACCTCATCGAGCTGCTGTGCCAGCGGGTGCGCCGGTCCGATGAGCGGATGATTGAAATCGCGTTTCTTGATCTGCCGGCCCGTCTGGCGCGGCTCGTCATCCGGTTGACCGAGGCCGCTCCCGGCTCGCCGGAAAAACCGTTGAGGAAACTGTCCCAGTCTCAGTCAGAGCTGGCGGGCATGATCGGCAACACCCGCGAGAACGTCAACCGCTGCCTCAGGAGATGGCAGAAGGCCGAACTGGTCACGCTGCGCGACGGCTGGCTGATCGTCGAAAACCGTGACGCCCTGCAGGATCTGGCCGAAGGCGACTGACCATCCCTGCGCGCGCCGCGGTACCGGTCTTTCGGTCTTGGGCAGGTCGGTGAATGCCCGGAGATTTTCCAAGGATCGATATTTCTGTATACAGGTCTGCGTTCAAATTTGTATATTTTGAAACCACGGTTCACGGAGTGGGAAGGAAGACCCTTTGAGACCACAGCGCGGCGGCAAGACCGTCTACGGTGCAAATGTCGGAATACTGATGCTGGAAACACGCTTTCCGCGCATTCCGGGAGATATGGGCAATGCCCTGACCTGGCCGTTCCCGGTTCAGTACCGGGTTGTCCGCGGCGCGTCGCCCGATCTCGTGGTCAGGTCCGACGCGCGCCCGCTTCTCGATGTCTTCATTGCAGCGGCAAGGGATCTTGTTGCCAGCGGTTGCGACGGCATCACGACGAATTGCGGTTTCCTGTCGATCCTGCAGGATCAACTGGCCCGGGAAATCGACGTTCCCCTGGCGACGTCGTCGCTGATGCAAGTTCCCATGGTCCAGTCGACGCTCGCCCCCGGAAAACGGGTCGGCATCCTGACGATTTCGAGTAAAACGCTGACCCCGGATCATCTGAACGCCGCAAATGTGCCGCTGGATACGCCTGTTGTCGGGACCGAAGGCGGCAGGGTGTTCACCCGGGATATTCTCGGCGATGCGCCCGAGATCGACTTTGCGGCCTGCCGGGAGGACATGCGCGACGCGGCCCGGGAACTGGTTTCGCAACATGAGGGTATCGGCGCGATCGTCCTGGAATGCACCAACATGGTGCCCTACGCGGCCGATATCCGCAGGCTCACGGGCCTGCCTGTCTATTCGATCTACAACTACGTGCTCTGGTTCCAGCAAAGCCTTGCCCCGGCACGGTTCCCCGAAGAGCTGGACGACCCCCGCTTGGGGTGAGCAGGGATTTTCGGCCGGGTGAAAGTGTCAGCCGGGCGCTGCTTCAAAGGCTCGGCACGTAAAGCTGCGAATAGGCGAGGCGGACGAGTTCGATGGTTTCCTCGCTGCGCCGTTCGATGTGGCTGCGCAGGGCCGTCACTGCGGTGTCCGTGTCCCTGTTTTTCACCGCGTCGACGATCTTGCGGTGCGCGGGCAGGGACGGATCTTCATGTGCCCCGTCTTCCATCTGCTCGCGGATCTGGCGGAAATTGATCAGGCGGACGTAACGTATCCGTTCATTCAGGTTGCTGAGCAGCCTGACCAGTTCGCCATTGCCGGACAGCGCGGCAAGGCGGAGATGAAACTCTTCGTCCTGCTGCAGCACTTCGGTGAGGTCCGTCGAGGTGAAATAGGTCTTCTCGAAGTCGTCGAGATAGTCGCATAGCGCCTGAATCTCGTCGTCACCGGCGTTTTCGATCCCCCGGATGATGCCCTCTGTCTCAATGGCGCAGCGCGCCTGATAAAGCTCCAGCACCTTGGCCGGTTCCAGCGGGCGGCAGAAGAAGCCCTGTCCCTTCGCAAGCGTCAGGAAACCTTCCGCAACGAGCCGGTTCAGCGCTTCACGCAGCGGTGTGCGGCTTGCGCCAAGCCTTGTGGTGAGCGCGGATTCATTGATGCGCTCGCCCGGCTTGAAGTCGAAATTGATCGCCATGTCGCGCAGCGTCTCGTAGACGCGGTCAACGCTGCTGAGGCGCTTTGTCATTGTGGTCCCGCCGTGCACAGTCTGTTCCTCCGCCCCCTGATAGATCAAAAACCGCGCTTTGTGAACATTTGCGCCTTCACATTTGCCTACAGAGCTGTATACAATATTGAGTGCAGCTGAATTTGCGTACGTGGAATGCGTCTTGTCTGGGGGATATGGTGCGAAATACGTTGAACGGCGCTGAGGCGATGGTGCGGTCCCTGGAGGCCCACGGGGTGCGCCATATTTTCGGGCTTTGCGGCGACACCACGCTGCCATTCTACGACGCCATGCACAATCTTGACCATGGCATCACCCATGTCCTGACGCGCGATGAGCGCAGTGCGGCCTATATGGCCGACGCCTATGCGCGCGTCACCGGGCGCGTTGGCGTGTGCGAGGGCCCGTCAGGTGGCGGTGCGACCTACATCCTGCCCGGCCTGATCGAGGCCAACGAAAGCTCCTATGCGGTGATGTCGATCACGACCGACATCTCGGTCGGATCCTACGGCAAGTATCCCTTGACGGAGGTCGACCAGGAAGCACTGATGCGGCCCCTCACCAAGTTCAACACGGTCATCAGGCGTGCCGATCACATCCCGCGCATGGTGCGTCAGGCCTTCCGCGCCATGACGACAGGCCGTCCGGGCTCGTCGCATCTCGGCCTGCCCTATGACATTCAGTACGATCCGGTTCCGGCCGATGACATCTGGGCGGACCCGAAACTCAAATCGTTTCCATCCTATCGCGCCGCGCCGGAGCCCGGTGCGGCAGAGGCGGCCGTCGAGGCAATCCTGACGGCGAAGTCGCCCCTGATCGTCTGTGGCGGCGGTGTCGTGATTGCCGGGGCAATGGATGAACTCGACCGGTTTGCAAGCCGGCTGGATCTCGCGGTGGCTACGTCTATTTCAGGCAAGGGGTCTCTTGCCGACACGCACCCGCTCTCGCTTGGCGTGGTCGGGTCGAACGGCGGAACCGACGAAACCTGGGAAATGATGGAAGCCGCCGACCTCGTGATCTTCATGGGATGCCGCGCCGGGTCCACCACGACCTCGCGCTGGGAAGCACCCAAGCCCGGTCAGCGCATCGTGCATTTCGACAGTGACCCGATGACGATCGGCGCAAACTATCCGACCGAGGTTGGCGTGGTCGCGGACCTGAAGCTGGCTCTGGGCGCGGTCAACGCCTGTCTCGACACGCGCGAAGGCGCGGTTCCTTCCTTCGGCGGCGCGGCAAAGGTCGCGGATATCAAGGCCCGCAAATTCGCAAAGTTCCAGGCGCTGGCGCAGAGCGATACGGACCTCATCATTCCCGAACAAATCATTGACACGTTGAACAAAACCCTTCCTCATGATGCGATCGTGGTTTCGGATCCTGGAACAAGCTGCCCCTATTACAATGCCTATTCGCAGCAACAGCATGCTGGACGTCAGTACATCACCAACCGTGCACACGGCGCGTTGGGCTATTCGCTGTCGGCTGCCCTCGGGGCGTGGTACGGGCGGCCGGACAAGAAAGTCGTTGCCATGATGGGGGACGGGTCTTTCGCGTTTGCCTGTGGCGAACTGGAAACGGTCGTGAGATCCGGAGCGCCGATCACCTATGTCGTCTTTTCCAATTCCGCCTTCGGCTGGATCAAGGCGAGCCAGTATGCAGACTGCGACAAGCGTTACTACAATGTCGATTTCAATCGGACCGACCAGGCCGCGGTTGCCGCCGCATTCGGCCTGAAGACCTGGAAGGTCGAGAAGGCCGAGGATCTGGAAGCCGTCATGCGCGCGGCCATGGCCCATGACGGGCCGACGCTTGTCGACGTGATCTGTCAGCCACTCGAAGAAGCCGCCGCTCCGGTGCGGCGCTGGATGGGGTGAGCGATGGGCCCGGCTGCGTCTCCCCATGTCGTTGTGATCGGTGCCGGCGTTGTCGGCGTGTCAACAGCGATCTGGCTGCGCCGGGCGGGTATCGACGTCACGATCGTCGACCGCGTTGAAGCGGGCACATCCGCTTCCACCTCTTACGGCAATGCCGGGGTTCTCGCGGCCTGTTCCGTTGCGCCCGTGACCGCGCCCGGCCTGGTTCGCAAAAGCCCGAAGATGCTCCTCAATCCGGACTTTCCGCTGTTCCTGCGCTGGTCCTACCTGCCGAAACTGACGCCCTGGCTGCTGAAATACCTGTCGCATGCCAATGACAAGGACACGCGCCGCATTTCCGAAGGCCTTGCGCCAATCCTTTACGATTCCCCGTCGCAGCACGATGCGCTGGCCAGGGGTACGGGCGCCGAGGACTGGCTGGTCCATTCCGACTACAGTTTCGTCTATCCCTCGCGCGCCGCGTTCGAGGCGGATGAATACACCTGGATGATCCGGCGGATGGCCGGTTTCGAGCCCGAGGTTCTCGAAGGCGATGCGGTTCGTGACTTTGAACCGAATCTTTCGAGCGACATGAAACTGCTGGCGGTCATGCACGATCACGGCTTCGTCCGCGATCCGGGCCACTATGTTGCAGCCCTTGCAGAGGAAGCCGGGAAACTGGGCGCTGTCTTCATCCGGGCCGAGGTGAAGGATTTCACCTTCGCGGATGGCCGGGTCACGCAGGTCATCACGGACGGTGACGACATCGACTGCACCCAGGTGGTCCTGGCGACCGGCGTCTGGTCCGGTTCTTTGGCAAAGAAGCTCGGTCTTGCCGTGCCGCTGGAATCCGAGCGCGGCTACCACATCGTGTTGCAGGCCGCCGAAAACGGCCCGGCAACACCCATGATG
This region of uncultured Roseibium sp. genomic DNA includes:
- a CDS encoding thiamine pyrophosphate-binding protein produces the protein MNGAEAMVRSLEAHGVRHIFGLCGDTTLPFYDAMHNLDHGITHVLTRDERSAAYMADAYARVTGRVGVCEGPSGGGATYILPGLIEANESSYAVMSITTDISVGSYGKYPLTEVDQEALMRPLTKFNTVIRRADHIPRMVRQAFRAMTTGRPGSSHLGLPYDIQYDPVPADDIWADPKLKSFPSYRAAPEPGAAEAAVEAILTAKSPLIVCGGGVVIAGAMDELDRFASRLDLAVATSISGKGSLADTHPLSLGVVGSNGGTDETWEMMEAADLVIFMGCRAGSTTTSRWEAPKPGQRIVHFDSDPMTIGANYPTEVGVVADLKLALGAVNACLDTREGAVPSFGGAAKVADIKARKFAKFQALAQSDTDLIIPEQIIDTLNKTLPHDAIVVSDPGTSCPYYNAYSQQQHAGRQYITNRAHGALGYSLSAALGAWYGRPDKKVVAMMGDGSFAFACGELETVVRSGAPITYVVFSNSAFGWIKASQYADCDKRYYNVDFNRTDQAAVAAAFGLKTWKVEKAEDLEAVMRAAMAHDGPTLVDVICQPLEEAAAPVRRWMG
- a CDS encoding FAD-dependent oxidoreductase: MGPAASPHVVVIGAGVVGVSTAIWLRRAGIDVTIVDRVEAGTSASTSYGNAGVLAACSVAPVTAPGLVRKSPKMLLNPDFPLFLRWSYLPKLTPWLLKYLSHANDKDTRRISEGLAPILYDSPSQHDALARGTGAEDWLVHSDYSFVYPSRAAFEADEYTWMIRRMAGFEPEVLEGDAVRDFEPNLSSDMKLLAVMHDHGFVRDPGHYVAALAEEAGKLGAVFIRAEVKDFTFADGRVTQVITDGDDIDCTQVVLATGVWSGSLAKKLGLAVPLESERGYHIVLQAAENGPATPMMVTTGKFVATPMKAGLRCAGVVEFGGLEAPASKAPLDLLRRTVAQTFPKLTFEKEESWLGHRPAPSDSLPLIGEIGASGVFAGFGHHHVGLTAGPKTGRILAGLISGDRQNIDLSAYDPQRF